From a single Lolium rigidum isolate FL_2022 chromosome 7, APGP_CSIRO_Lrig_0.1, whole genome shotgun sequence genomic region:
- the LOC124674643 gene encoding 2-oxoglutarate dehydrogenase, mitochondrial-like, protein MGWFRAASGIARVALRRNLARAPATPFAGPARRHLHSTVPRRFAAPEPRAVPLSRLTDSFLDGTSSVYLEELQRAWEADPASVDESWDNFFRNFVGQAATSPGISGQTIQESMRLLLLVRAYQVSGHMKARLDPLGLEERPVPDVLDPAFYGFSDADLDREFFLGVWRMAGFLSENRPVQTLRSVLGRLEQAYCGTIGYEYMHIADRDKCNWLRERIETVNPREYAYDRRQVMLDRLIWSTQFENFLAQKWTTAKRFGLEGAETLIPGMKEMFDRAADMGVESIVIGMPHRGRLNVLGNVVRKPLRQIFSEFSGGTKPVNEGEGLYTGTGDVKYHLGTSYDRPTRGGKHIHLSLVANPSHLEAVDPVVAGKTRAKQYYSNDLDRTKNLGVLLHGDGSFSGQGVVYETLHLSALPNYTTGGTIHLVVNNQVAFTTDPMSGRSSQYCTDVAKAVEVPIFHVNGDDLEAVVRTCELAAEWRQTFHSDVVVDIVCYRRFGHNEIDEPSFTQPKMYKIIRNHPSALEIYQNQLLESGKISREDIDNLHKKVSTILNEEFKKSKDDIPNKRDWLSAYWTGFKSPEQISRIRNTGVKPEILKRVGEAMTTLPETFKPHRAVKKIFDLRRQMIESGEGIDWAVGEALAFATLIIEGNHVRLSGQDVERGTFSHRHSVIHDQETGEQYCPLDNLVMNQNEELFTVSNSSLSEFAVLGFELGYSMENPNSLVLWEAQFGDFSNGAQVIFDQFLSSGEAKWLRQTGLVVCLPHGYDGQGPEHSSARMERFLQMSDDNPYVIPEMDPTMRNQIQQCNWQVVNVTTPANYFHVLRRQIHRDFRKPLIVMSPKNLLRHKDCKSSLSEFDDLAGHPGFDKQGTRFKRLIKDRNDHKDLEEGIRRLVLCSGKVYYELDEERKKSDHNDVAICRVEQLCPFPYDLIQRELKRYPNAEIVWCQEEPMNMGAYTYINPRLLTAMRALGRGSIDDIKYVGRAPSAATATGFYTVHVQEQTELVKKALQQDPINSPF, encoded by the exons ATGGGGTGGTTCCGCGCCGCGTCGGGCATAGCCCGGGTGGCGCTGCGGAGGAACCTGGCGCGCGCCCCGGCGACGCCCTTCGCCGGCCCCGCGCGCCGCCACCTCCACTCGACGGTCCCCCGTCGGTTCGCCGCGCCGGAGCCGCGCGCCGTGCCGCTCTCGCGCCTCACCGACAGCTTCCTCGACGGGACCAGCAGCGTGTACCTCGAGGAGCTGCAGCGCGCGTGGGAGGCGGACCCGGCGTCCGTGGACGAGTCCTGGGACAACTTCTTCCGCAACTTCGTCGGCCAGGCGGCCACCTCGCCGGGCATCTCCGGGCAGACGATCCAGGAGAGCATGCGGCTGCTCCTCCTCGTGCGCGCGTACCAGGTGAGCGGCCACATGAAGGCCCGGCTCGACCCGCTCGGCCTCGAGGAGCGGCCCGTCCCGGACGTGCTCGACCCCGCCTTCTACGGCTTCTCCGACGCCGATCTGGACCGCGAGTTCTTCCTCGGGGTCTGGCGCATGGCCGGGTTCCTCTCCGAGAACCGCCCCGTGCAGACGCTCCGCTCCGTGCTGGGGCGCCTCGAGCAGGCCTACTGCGGCACCATCGGCTACGAGTACATGCACATCGCCGACCGCGACAAGTGCAACTGGCTCCGGGAGCGGATCGAGACCGTCAACCCCAGGGAGTACGCCTACGACCGCCGCCAGGTCATGCTCGACAGGCTCATCTGGAGCACGCAGTTCGAGAACTTCCTCGCGCAGAAGTGGACCACCGCCAAGCGCTTCGGCCTCGAAGGCGCCGAGACGCTCATCCCTGGCATGAAGGAGATGTTTGACAGGGCGGCTGATATGGGTGTGGAGAGTATCGTCATCGGGATGCCACACAGGGGCAGGCTCAACGTCTTGGGAAACGTCGTGCGGAAGCCCCTGCGGCAGATCTTCAGCGAGTTTAGTGGTGGTACCAAGCCTGTCAATGAGGGGGAGGGTCTGTATACGGGGACTGGTGATGTCAAGTACCATCTGGGTACTTCGTATGATAGGCCTACCAGGGGCGGGAAACACATCCATCTGTCGTTGGTTGCAAATCCAAGTCACTTGGAAGCGGTCGACCCTGTTGTTGCCGGGAAGACCAGAGCGAAACAGTACTATTCTAATGATCTTGACAGGACCAAGAATCTCGGGGTGCTGCTGCATGGCGATGGAAGCTTCTCAGGGCAGGGTGTTGTGTACGAGACCTTGCATCTCAGCGCCCTCCCAAACTACACCACCGGTGGGACCATTCATCTTGTCGTGAACAATCAGGTTGCATTCACTACCGACCCCATGTCGGGGAGGTCTTCGCAGTATTGCACAGATGTAGCCAAAGCGGTCGAGGTTCCAATTTTCCATGTGAATGGTGATGACTTGGAGGCAGTGGTTCGTACATGTGAGCTTGCTGCCGAGTGGAGGCAAACATTCCATTCTGATGTAGTGGTGGATATTGTTTGCTACCGTCGATTTGGGCACAATGAGATTGACGAGCCCTCCTTCACCCAGCCTAAAATGTACAAG ATAATTAGGAACCATCCGAGTGCACTTGAGATATATCAGAACCAGCTCTTAGAGTCAGGGAAGATCTCCAGGGAAGACATCGACAACTTACACAAGAAGGTCAGCACTATACTGAATGAGGAATTCAAAAAGAGCAAAGATGATATCCCCAACAAGAGGGACTGGCTTTCAGCTTACTGGACTGGGTTTAAGTCCCCAGAACAGATTTCACGTATCCGAAACACTGG TGTCAAGCCAGAGATTCTAAAACGTGTTGGAGAGGCCATGACAACTCTGCCAGAAACTTTCAAGCCTCACAGGGCTGTCAAGAAGATTTTTGATCTGCGTCGCCAAATGATTGAGAGTGGGGAAGGCATTGATTGGGCCGTGGGTGAAGCTCTTGCTTTTGCAACtcttataattgaggggaaccatGTTAGGTTAAGTGGCCAGGATGTTGAGAGGGGTACTTTCAGCCACCGGCATTCTGTCATCCATGACCAGGAAACTGGAGAGCAGTACTGTCCACTTGATAATCTTGTCATGAACCAAAACGAGGAACTATTTACTGTAAGCAACAG TTCCCTGTCAGAATTTGCTGTTTTGGGCTTTGAGTTGGGCTATTCAATGGAGAACCCGAACTCACTAGTTCTATGGGAAGCACAGTTTGGTGATTTTTCAAATGGAGCTCAAGTGATATTTGATCAATTCCTTAGTAGCGGGGAGGCAAAATGGCTCCGCCAGACTGGGCTTGTCGTTTGCCTTCCTCATGGTTATGACGGTCAGGGGCCTGAGCATTCTAGTGCAAGAATGGAGCGCTTCCTTCAG ATGAGTGATGATAACCCCTATGTTATACCTGAGATGGATCCAACAATGAGGAATCAAATCCAGCAGTGCAACTGGCAGGTTGTGAATGTCACAACTCCTGCAAACTATTTCCATGTTCTGCGTCGACAG ATACACCGCGATTTCAGAAAGCCTTTAATTGTGATGTCTCCAAAGAACCTCCTTCGTCACAAGGACTGCAAATCCAGTCTATCTGAATTCGATGATCTTGCGGGCCACCCTGGATTTGATAAGCAAGGGACACGCTTCAAGCGTCTGATAAAAGACCGGAATGACCATAAGGACCTTGAGGAAGGAATCAGACGTCTAGTTCTTTGTTCTGGAAAG GTGTACTATGAATTGgatgaagaaagaaagaaatcggATCACAATGATGTTGCGATATGTAGAGTGGAACAGCTCTGTCCATTCCCCTACGACCTCATTCAGCGCGAGTTGAAGAGATATCCAA ATGCTGAGATTGTTTGGTGCCAAGAAGAACCGATGAACATGGGGGCGTACACATACATCAATCCTCGCCTGCTGACCGCGATGAGGGCGCTTGGTCGTGGTTCCATTGACGACATCAAGTACGTCGGAAGGGCCCCGTCTGCAGCCACAGCTACAGGTTTCTATACCGTCCACGTACAGGAGCAAACCGAGCTGGTGAAGAAGGCGCTGCAGCAAGACCCAATCAACTCTCCGTTCTGA